The Falco cherrug isolate bFalChe1 chromosome 15, bFalChe1.pri, whole genome shotgun sequence genome includes a region encoding these proteins:
- the PGK1 gene encoding phosphoglycerate kinase 1, giving the protein MSLSNKLTLDKVDVKGKRVVMRVDFNVPMKDHKITNNQRIKAAVPTIKHCLDHGAKSVVLMSHLGRPDGVPMPEKFSLAPVAVELKALLGREVLFLKDCVGPEVEKACANPAAGSIILLENLRFHVEEEGKGKDASGNKIKADSAKVEAFRASLSKLGDVYVNDAFGTAHRAHSSMVGVNLPQKAAGFLMKKELDYFAKALESPERPFLAILGGAKVQDKIQLINNMLDKVNEMIIGGGMAFTFLKVINNMEIGNSLFDEEGSKIVKDLMAKAEKNGVKITLPVDFITADKFDEHAQTGEATVASGIPAGWMGLDCGPQSVAKFVEVVGRAKQIVWNGPVGVFEWDKFAKGTKALMDKVVEVTGKGTITIIGGGDTATCCAKWNTEDKVSHVSTGGGASLELLEGKVLPGVDALSNV; this is encoded by the exons ATGTCTCTCTCCAACAAGCTCACCCTCGACAAGGTGGATGTGAAGGGCAAGCGGGTCGTTATGAG ggttgACTTCAATGTTCCAATGAAGGATCACAAAATAACCAACAATCAAAG GATCAAGGCGGCTGTTCCTACTATCAAGCACTGCTTGGATCATGGAGCCAAGTCAGTGGTTTTGATGAGTCACCTGGGTCGCCCGGATGGCGTTCCCATGCCTGAAAAGTTCTCCTTGGCCCCAGTAGCTGTGGAGCTTAAAGCACTCCTGGGCAG GGAGGTCTTATTCCTGAAGGATTGCGTTGGTCCTGAGGTGGAGAAGGCCTGTGCTAATCCTGCAGCTGGCTCCATCATCCTGCTAGAGAACCTCCGATTCCACGTagaagaagaagggaaagggaaggatgCATCAGGGAACAAG atcaAGGCTGATTCTGCAAAAGTGGAGGCTTTCAGAGCCTCTCTTTCTAAACTGGGAGATGTCTATGTCAATGATGCTTTTGGAACTGCCCACCGGGCTCACAG CTCCATGGTAGGTGTCAATCTGCCTCAGAAGGCTGCTGGCTTCCTCATGAAGAAAGAACTGGATTACTTTGCTAAGGCCCTAGAAAGTCCGGAGAGACCCTTCTTAGCAATTCTTGGAGG AGCCAAGGTTCAGGATAAGATCCAGCTGATCAATAACATGTTGGATAAGGTCAATGAGATGATCATTGGTGGTGGAATGGCATTCACCTTCCTCAAAGTGATCAACAACATGGAG ATTGGTAACTCTCTGTTTGATGAAGAGGGATCAAAAATTGTCAAGGACCTGATGGCCAAGGCAGAGAAGAATGGCGTGAAGATTACTCTGCCTGTTGATTTCATCACTGCAGACAAATTTGATGAGCATGCACAGACTGGGGAAGCCACAGTGGCTTCAGGCATTCCTGCTGGCTGGATG GGCTTGGACTGTGGCCCTCAAAGTGTGGCAAAGTTTGTTGAAGTTGTGGGAAGGGCCAAGCAAATTGTGTGGAATGGCCCAGTCGGTGTCTTTGAGTGGGACAAGTTTGCCAAAGGAACCAAAGCCCTGATGGACAAAGTGGTAGAAGTAACTGGAAAGGGCACCATCACCATTATTG GTGGTGGAGATACAGCTACTTGCTGTGCAAAGTGGAACACTGAGGATAAAGTTAGCCATGTCAGCACCGGAGGTGGCGCCAGCCTGGAACTGCTAGAGG GTAAGGTTCTTCCTGGTGTGGATGCCTTGAGCAACGTGTAG